In Cryptomeria japonica chromosome 10, Sugi_1.0, whole genome shotgun sequence, a genomic segment contains:
- the LOC131859277 gene encoding enoyl-CoA delta isomerase 2, peroxisomal-like, which yields MCSLEKRGNVYILTFVGDGEHRFNPTTFDAISDALKEVEESADAAALVTTNAGKYFSCGLDMKWVGESPHDRFDIGMEKLENMFAAFMKLSIPTVAAICGHAEASAFTLALAHDYRFMSTQGSSHLYMCELDHGFNIPKSMLTLIRSKLHPAALRDVVLGGTKLNAQMAFQKGIVDAAFDDSVGTLQAAVKEAEKLAVRGWNREIYRSFRLAAFPDVVEELDIHVPYRMLASYNF from the coding sequence ATGTGCAGCCTAGAGAAGCGAGGAAATGTGTACATCTTGACCTTCGTTGGTGACGGCGAGCACAGGTTTAATCCCACAACATTCGATGCCATCTCTGACGCTCTCAAAGAGGTGGAAGAATCGGCAGACGCAGCAGCCCTGGTAACCACCAACGCAGGCAAATACTTCTCCTGCGGCCTCGACATGAAATGGGTTGGCGAGAGCCCCCACGACCGTTTTGACATAGGCATGGAGAAATTAGAGAATATGTTCGCAGCCTTCATGAAGCTCAGCATCCCCACCGTGGCAGCCATCTGCGGGCACGCGGAGGCGAGCGCCTTCACGCTTGCTCTGGCTCACGATTACCGCTTCATGAGTACGCAGGGGTCCTCCCACCTCTACATGTGCGAGCTCGATCATGGCTTCAACATCCCCAAGAGTATGCTAACCTTGATTCGTAGCAAGCTGCACCCTGCAGCCCTGCGCGATGTGGTGCTAGGCGGCACCAAGCTCAACGCCCAGATGGCCTTTCAGAAAGGGATTGTGGACGCCGCTTTCGACGACTCGGTGGGGACTTTGCAGGCGGCGGTTAAGGAGGCAGAGAAACTGGCGGTCAGGGGATGGAACAGGGAGATCTACCGTAGCTTCAGGTTGGCTGCCTTTCCTGACGTTGTGGAGGAGCTCGATATTCATGTTCCCTATCGCATGCTCGCTTCCTATAACTTCTGA